CGGGGCGAGGGGCGAGCGCGGGGCTACCGCGGCGCGTTGGCCGCCGCCGCTAGCGCGAGGCGCGGCCGCGGGAGTACTCTGGCACGATGTCCGACCATAGACCGCGCGTCCTGCTCAGCACCGGAATCAGCGTTCGCACCACGGGCCTCCTACGCGAGGACTCCGGCACCGGACGCAACTACTCGCAGGCCGTCGCGCTGGCGGGCGGTCTGCCGACCATGGTGGCCGTGCTGGACGAGCAGCTCGTCGGGGAGTACGCGGCCGTGAACGACGCCCTCCTCCTCACGGGCGGCGTCGACGTCGACCCCGCCCTCTTCGGCGCCACCCCGCACCCCGACCTCGGCAGCGTCGACGAACGCCGCGACGCCTTCGAGATCGCGCTCTACCACGCGTTCCGCAAGCTGGGTAAGCCGGTGCTGGGCATCTGCCGCGGTCACCAGGTCATCAACGTGGCCGAGGGCGGCACCCTGCACCAGCACGTCCCCGCGCTGCCGGAAGCGTGGCAGCACGAGCAGCACGACCTGCGCGGCTCGCCCCTCCACCCGGTGAAGCTCGCGCCCGGCAGCCGTTTGGCGAGCGCCTTCGGCAAGACGGACGTACGCACGAACAGCTACCATCATCAGGCCGTCGATGTCGTCGGAGCCGGCCTCAAGGCCGTGGCGCACTCGGGCGACGGGCTCGTCGAGGCCGTCGAGGAGCGCCACGGCTCCTGGGTCCTTGGCGTCCAGTGGCACCCGGAGATGGCCTACAGGGAGCACCCGGAGCACCTCGCCCCGTTCCGGCTCCTGCTCGAAGCCCTCAAGGCGGTGGGCGCCAGGGCCTGAGTTCAGCCGCGGGTCGCCGCCCGCCAGTCGACGACCGGCGTGATGTCCTTGACGATCGTCTCGAGGGCGCGCCTGTCCTCGATGTCGAAGTTGGCCACCCTGGCGCTGTCGAGGTCGAGCACGCCAACCACCTGAGCGTCGACGACGATCGGCACGACGATCTCGGAGCGCGAGCGCGCGTCGCAGGCGATGTGGCCGGGGAACGCGGTCACGTCCGGCACGACCTGGGTGCGGCGCTCGGC
The nucleotide sequence above comes from Trueperaceae bacterium. Encoded proteins:
- a CDS encoding gamma-glutamyl-gamma-aminobutyrate hydrolase family protein produces the protein MSDHRPRVLLSTGISVRTTGLLREDSGTGRNYSQAVALAGGLPTMVAVLDEQLVGEYAAVNDALLLTGGVDVDPALFGATPHPDLGSVDERRDAFEIALYHAFRKLGKPVLGICRGHQVINVAEGGTLHQHVPALPEAWQHEQHDLRGSPLHPVKLAPGSRLASAFGKTDVRTNSYHHQAVDVVGAGLKAVAHSGDGLVEAVEERHGSWVLGVQWHPEMAYREHPEHLAPFRLLLEALKAVGARA